The following coding sequences lie in one Miscanthus floridulus cultivar M001 chromosome 9, ASM1932011v1, whole genome shotgun sequence genomic window:
- the LOC136482317 gene encoding uncharacterized protein — MGSAHSSHSSVSTAGGDNDEDGEEPSAAAVSSAGAPAPPPALAQAPVRVPPAASASKVLEQEPEVLPCLAADSPLSPQPSAAGTPRLLAGHGIKVWDPCHVLLPPPPPSPSPHPGRQADAAAVEVVLVSHGECAAAMRPDRVGGRWPAAALTARGERQARALAVFLRSRGARLAAAYASPLDRARATAALVCRELDFPEEQIQLSDALTEMSQGQWEGCPKSEIYTPEMVNLMESTQPDFSAPSGESLRQVQFRMMEFLNRTVLRLPEKVAMGDTLSQQNELKGFSRQSSSNSVQDGPPWDLLYRLNRHSLQ; from the exons ATGGGCTCCGCCCACTCCTCCCACTCGTCCGTCTCCACCGCCGGCGGCGACAACGACGAGGACGGCGAGGAGCCCTCTGCGGCGGCCGTCTCCTCCGCGGGCGCACCGGCGCCCCCGCCCGCTCTGGCGCAGGCGCCGGTCCGCGTGCCCCCGGCGGCGTCCGCGTCCAAGGTGCTGGAGCAGGAGCCCGAGGTGCTGCCGTGCCTCGCCGCCGACTCGCCGCTCTCGCCGCAGCCCTCGGCGGCTGGCACCCCGCGCCTCCTCGCGGGGCACGGCATCAAGGTCTGGGACCCCTGCCACGTCCTcctgcccccgccgccgccgtccccgtccccgcACCCGGGCAGGCAGGCCGACGCCGCGGCCGTCGAGGTCGTGCTGGTCAGCCACGGCGAGTGCGCCGCTGCCATGCGACCCGACCGCGTCGGCGGCCGATGGCCGGCCGCCGCGCTCACGGCGCGCGGGGAGCGCCAGGCACGCGCGCTCGCCGTGTTCCTGCGCTCCCGCGGCGCCAGGCTCGCCGCCGCCTACGCGTCCCCGCTTGACCGcgcgcgcgccaccgccgccctcgtCTGTCGG GAACTTGATTTCCCAGAGGAGCAGATCCAACTGTCTGATGCTTTGACTGAAATGAGTCAAGGTCAGTGGGAGGGCTGCCCAAAATCCGAAATTTATACTCCAGAAATGGTCAATCTGATGGAAAGCACCCAACCTGATTTCTCTGCACCGTCCGGGGAGTCACTCAGACAGGTACAGTTTCGGATGATGGAATTCCTCAACCGGACAGTCCTAAGACTACCAGAAAAGGTGGCAATGGGGGACACACTGTCACAACAAAATGAGTTGAAGGGGTTCTCTCGGCAGAGCTCCAGCAATTCTGTCCAAGATGGCCCTCCTTGGGATTTGCTTTACAGGCTCAACCGACATAGCCTCCAATGA